The Zingiber officinale cultivar Zhangliang chromosome 9A, Zo_v1.1, whole genome shotgun sequence genome window below encodes:
- the LOC122018938 gene encoding probable lipoxygenase 6 — protein MAACGEIMSFSETSFLTISGPLLRRGNHNKHCLAFPVLYPDEPGRGSRLRPAKTMPTPVKAATNEDVVKMMAGKQAKMDKVMLRAALTVRRKHKEDIKEAVVNQLDALTDRIGWNVALELISTEINPRTKKPKTSRETVIKDWYEKKNVKGERVVYTAHFEVDSGFGEPGAITVINRHQKEFFLESIVVEGEGFAFGPVNFPCNSWVQSNKDLPSKRIFFSNKPYLPSETPTGLKELREMELNELRGDGKGIRKLSDRVYDYATYNDLGNPDRGSEFARPTLGGEKIPYPRRCRTGRLPTDTNMLAESRVEKPHPIYVPRDEAFEELKQGAFTAGRLKAVLHNFIPSLIASISADNHDFKGFHHIDNLYKEGLILKLGLQEHLFKKLPFVKKIQESSEGLLRYDTPSILTKDKFAWLRDDEFARQAVAGINPVSIERLQAFPPVSKLDPAVYGPPGSAITEAHISGQLDGLTVQQAVEEDKLFMLDFYDICLPFVDRINVMDGRKAYATRTLFFLTPIGTLKPIAIELGLPPQQPGASRPSVVLTPPRDATSNWLWMLGKAHVCSNDAGVHQLVNHWLRTHATMEPFIIAAHRQLSVMHPVFKLLHPHMRYTLEINALARQNLINADGVIESCFTPGPIGMEMSAAFYKHLWRFDLEGLPADLIRRGIAVADATQPHGLRVILPDYPYADDGLLLWSAIARFVSSYVRIYYPDSEASRVRSDSELQAWYHECVNVGHADHRHASWWPRLDTPDDLVALLTTLIWLASAQHAALNFGQYPLGGYVPSRPPLMRRLIPDPERDADEFRAFVADPHCFFLSALPSVLQATKFMAVVDTLSTHSPDEEYLGETRDGTAPWTVDEEAAAAYRAFAAEVAVAQDEIDRRNADTNRRNRCGAGVLPYELMAPSSGPGVTGRGVPNSVSI, from the exons ATGGCTGCTTGCGGTGAGATCATGAGCTTTTCCGAGACTTCATTCCTCACCATTAGTGGACCTCTTTTGCGCAGGGGGAATCACAACAAGCACTGTCTTGCCTTCCCTGTTCTCTATCCCGATGAACCAGGAAGGGGGAGCAGGCTAAGGCCTGCAAAGACCATGCCAACGCCAGTGAAAGCGGCAACCAATGAGGATGTGGTCAAGATGATGGCTGGGAAGCAGGCTAAGATGGATAAAGTCATGCTCAGGGCTGCGTTGACCGTGAGAAGGAAGCACAAAGAGGACATAAAGGAAGCGGTTGTTAACCAGCTTGATGCTCTTACAGATAGGATTGGCTGGAATGTGGCGTTGGAGCTCATCAGCACTGAGATCAATCCGA GAACTAAAAAGCCAAAGACAAGCAGAGAAACAGTGATCAAGGATTGGTATGAGAAGAAGAATGTCAAGGGAGAACGTGTAGTGTATACTGCACACTTCGAGGTGGACTCTGGTTTCGGTGAGCCCGGAGCAATCACAGTGATCAACCGCCACCAGAAAGAGTTCTTCTTGGAGAGCATAGTTGTTGAAGGGGAAGGCTTTGCATTTGGACCAGTTAATTTCCCCTGCAACTCTTGGGTTCAATCCAACAAGGACCTTCCCAGCAAGAGAATTTTCTTCAGCAATAAG CCATATCTACCGTCCGAGACACCGACAGGACTTAAGGAACTCAGGGAAATGGAACTCAATGAGCTAAGAGGGGATGGAAAAGGCATTCGGAAGTTATCAGACAGAGTATATGACTATGCAACATACAATGACTTGGGCAATCCTGACAGAGGATCTGAGTTTGCCAGGCCGACACTTGGAGGTGAGAAGATCCCATATCCAAGGCGATGCAGGACCGGCCGTTTGCCGACCGACACAA ACATGCTAGCTGAGAGTCGAGTTGAGAAGCCACATCCAATCTACGTGCCACGTGATGAGGCATTTGAGGAGCTAAAACAAGGAGCTTTCACTGCTGGAAGGCTAAAAGCCGTGCTGCACAACTTCATTCCATCACTTATTGCATCCATCTCTGCTGATAACCATGACTTCAAAGGATTCCACCACATTGACAACCTCTACAAGGAGGGCCTCATCCTGAAGCTTGGTCTCCAGGAACATCTCTTCAAGAAGCTCCCATTCGTTAAAAAGATACAAGAATCAAGTGAAGGTCTGCTCCGATATGACACCCCAAGCATCCTTACAA AGGACAAATTTGCATGGCTCCGAGATGATGAATTTGCTCGGCAGGCAGTTGCAGGGATCAACCCTGTCAGCATAGAAAGGCTTCAG GCGTTCCCTCCAGTAAGCAAACTTGACCCTGCAGTTTATGGCCCACCTGGATCAGCAATCACAGAAGCCCACATAAGCGGTCAACTCGATGGGTTGACAGTTCAACAG GCCGTGGAGGAAGACAAGCTGTTCATGTTGGACTTCTACGACATATGCCTGCCATTCGTTGACAGAATCAACGTAATGGATGGCCGAAAAGCGTACGCGACGAGGACCCTCTTCTTTTTGACTCCGATCGGAACGCTTAAGCCGATCGCGATTGAGCTTGGACTCCCTCCCCAGCAACCAGGCGCATCCCGTCCCAGCGTGGTGCTGACGCCGCCTCGTGACGCTACTTCCAATTGGCTGTGGATGCTTGGGAAGGCCCACGTCTGCTCCAACGACGCCGGTGTTCATCAACTGGTCAACCACTG GCTGAGGACGCACGCCACCATGGAGCCTTTCATAATCGCAGCTCACCGACAGCTGAGCGTGATGCACCCGGTGTTCAAGCTTCTGCATCCGCACATGCGGTACACGTTGGAGATCAACGCGCTGGCGCGGCAGAACCTGATCAATGCCGACGGCGTCATAGAGTCCTGCTTCACTCCCGGCCCCATAGGCATGGAGATGAGCGCCGCCTTCTACAAGCACCTTTGGCGATTCGACCTCGAAGGGTTACCGGCTGATCTCATCCGAAG GGGCATTGCAGTGGCCGACGCCACGCAGCCGCACGGCCTCCGCGTCATCCTCCCGGATTATCCCTACGCCGACGACGGTCTCCTCCTCTGGTCCGCCATCGCCCGCTTCGTCAGCTCCTACGTCCGGATCTACTACCCGGATTCGGAAGCCAGCCGAGTCCGCTCCGACTCGGAACTCCAGGCGTGGTACCATGAGTGCGTCAACGTGGGTCATGCGGACCACCGCCACGCCTCGTGGTGGCCGCGGCTAGACACCCCGGACGACCTCGTCGCCTTGCTCACCACCCTCATCTGGCTCGCATCTGCCCAGCACGCGGCCCTAAACTTCGGCCAGTATCCCCTCGGCGGCTACGTTCCGAGTCGACCTCCGCTGATGCGGCGACTCATCCCTGATCCCGAGCGCGACGCAGACGAATTCAGAGCCTTCGTCGCCGACCCGCACTGCTTCTTCCTCTCCGCCCTGCCCAGCGTACTGCAGGCGACCAAGTTCATGGCCGTGGTCGACACGCTTTCGACGCACTCGCCAGACGAGGAGTACCTTGGAGAGACAAGGGACGGCACCGCCCCATGGACGGTGGACGAAGAGGCCGCGGCGGCGTATAGGGCGTTCGCAGCGGAGGTGGCGGTCGCGCAGGATGAGATCGATCGACGGAACGCGGACACGAATCGGCGGAATCGGTGCGGGGCCGGAGTGCTGCCCTACGAGTTGATGGCACCGAGTTCAGGACCCGGCGTTACGGGACGTGGTGTACCCAATAGCGTGTCCATATAG